AATGactacaaataaatacaataactgaGTACACAACAAATTACTAACTATATTCTATTGAGAAACACTGCTTACCATTGCCCAGATTGCCAGGATTGATACCCAGAGGGTTGGACACACTGGGGTTGGTGCCCCCAGTGGTGCTAGCGCTTCCTGTGGTGGCTCCACCGCTTTCAGAGGTGTTAGATGAATTTGGGGGACCCCATGGATTAGGAAGTGGCTCCCGGTTCTCTGTCCGTGATGGCTGAGCACCAGACTCAGAACTGCCGCCTAGAGCAGAGAATGGGTTGCTACCAAACTGcaaggaaagagacaaaaacaaaggtCACAGAATGCATGGAAAATCCAGTCAGGGATTaacacagtacatacacagaTTTGATCATTAGACATTAGACATTAGTCCTAGCTACCTGTTCCCTGGCAGCACTGAACATGGGTTCCTGTATGTCTGTGTACATCCTCCGCAAGGCATTATAGCCTCCAGGGATGCTCTCCAAGTTGCTCAGAGCCCTGTCTTGGTTGCGCATCATTTCTTGCATCATGGCTGGGTTCCTGGCCAGTTCCATGGTCTGgcagaagaaataaaatggaaGAGGCAGCAAATCAATTAAGGTTAATTTCATAACAAGCTAGCACATTTCCAAATACATTACTGCTGTAATCACACGTGTGTCATTTTCTTTACCTGTCTCATGAGCTCAGGGTTATTGAGCATGTGGGAGATCTCAGGGTTGCGTTCCATCAACTGTTGCATCTGAGGGTTGGCCATTATCATCTGTCTCATCAGGTCTGGGTTAGACATCATGTTCTGGACAAGTGGGTTTTCCATGATCTGAGAAAGCATCTCTGGGTTGGACATGAGCTGCCTCTGCATTTGCTGTTGCAGTTCCATGAAGTTGGCAGAGCCCATGCCTAGTCCAGCCAGGCCAGCCAGGTCACCAAAGCCAGCTGAGGGAGGCCAGATGGATGAACAATGGTTAGACACTGGTGGTACAATGGTACTGCACTTAACAAAATGTCTCAGTGATGTACAGTAGTGGACTCACTCAGTATGTTCGGCGTCTGTGCAGGTGGTGGGGCAGAGCCAGTAGAACTTGCTGTGGGGGACGGGTTTGTGCCTGGACTAGAGGTGGAGGTACTACCTGCTTGAGTTGAGGTTGAACTAGAGGCTGAGGCGCTACTTCCATCTCCTGCCCTACAACAAAAATTTGTAGATATATGAGAAATTCACTAGGTCTGGACACACTGGAGTTATACATAAATGGACCAACCAATGCAGTTCACTGAATTCCACATCAAGATTTTATTGCATAGCTAATTAATCCTTCTTACAGGTCTgctacagtttgtgttttaatcttATCAGTCATACATTGTCTAATAATGTAGCCTTACTTGTGTGCTGTCTTTATGACTAGGTGAACTGTCAGGCCATCCTTGATGCCATGTTGGCTGAGGCTGTCGCCGTCCTTCAAAATCTTCCCTGCAAAAATCAGAACCAGCTGGTCCTGTTTGGCTTTAAATCGCCTCGAGATCTCTTCTTTGaactataaaacaacaaaaaagtatGAAACTTTAGAAAATCGTAAAacaaaggagggaggaaggaagtggggaaaaagtggaaatgaaaatggTATGAGATAGTTACACCTTAGTAATGCTGCTCtaatctgtctctgttttgttgCATTATCTTTTTCCAAGAAGGTCCTCTGTACTTATCTTATTAGCATTGGTCCCAACACACAAAATCATTCTATTGTATCATCTCTAACTGTAAATGAAAAGATAATTTTTATTGTAGCACTGAGCTCCAATGACCTGCAGTGCACTGCCATATATGGCCACATGACCACCACACAGCGCAGATATGGCCACGCAAACAGAAAATCATGTTATTTACACACAGACTATCAGGTCATACAATGTccacaaacaaattaaaagtatATGATGAAAACTGTTCTCTGTACAGATTGTTCTGTCTCAATTATAGTAACCAGCAAAAACAAGACAGATCAAATGTAAGTAGATTAAGATGTAGATGTAAGATGCAGATTAAATGTTATAAACATTATGCCCAATACCACAAAGGTGTTTCAAAGAGCTTTCCAGTCTGCACAGCAGACAACACCctttttaattcaaattaaaagacggaaaatgaatgagaacacattaatattatttggactcatgcatttgtttttagttaaaCTTTGAGAATTTTAACTttagttgctgtttttgtgttcctatgtttttatttcctcaccCTTTGATATTCAATAGTATTTAAACataattgtttgtgtttgatttattcTACATTCTTTATTGCACTGCTATCAAGTGATTTTAGATAGGTGTGtacttttaatattattgtgAGTGGACAAGCGAGTACTTTGTGGGGAACATAAACAATTGCACTGTTGTTGATCTTATAATTTCAGCTATGACAATTTCATATGAATGTTGTACATAAGGATTGTAGACACTGGCTGGGAAGTCAGAAATACATATCCTATATTTGAACTTGAAATACATTTCAATACTGAACCATAAAGAGCGCACAACGACACAAAAATGGCCACGATCTACTTAAAGT
Above is a genomic segment from Anabas testudineus chromosome 11, fAnaTes1.2, whole genome shotgun sequence containing:
- the ubqln4 gene encoding ubiquilin-4 encodes the protein MTRKLTPDLSCSIGGVKMADQGAADPGNNNNNTPEASEGTIIKVTVKTPKDKEEIAIAEDASVTQFKEEISRRFKAKQDQLVLIFAGKILKDGDSLSQHGIKDGLTVHLVIKTAHKAGDGSSASASSSTSTQAGSTSTSSPGTNPSPTASSTGSAPPPAQTPNILTGFGDLAGLAGLGMGSANFMELQQQMQRQLMSNPEMLSQIMENPLVQNMMSNPDLMRQMIMANPQMQQLMERNPEISHMLNNPELMRQTMELARNPAMMQEMMRNQDRALSNLESIPGGYNALRRMYTDIQEPMFSAAREQFGSNPFSALGGSSESGAQPSRTENREPLPNPWGPPNSSNTSESGGATTGSASTTGGTNPSVSNPLGINPGNLGNGMFSSPGMQSLLQQISENPQLMQNMLSAPYMRSMMQSLAQNPDLASQVLMNNPLFAGNPQLQEQFRSQLPIFLQQMQNPEALSVMTNPRAMQALMQIQQGLQTLQTEAPGLMPSLMSGGIPGIPTGGAVPTGGSVPTGGAAPTGGAVPTGGALPTENPASSPSSAGTNAAQQQLMQQMLQMFAGGGGGGSATTQTPEVRFQTQLDQLNAMGFINREANLQALIATGGDINAAIERLLGSQPS